In the genome of Caulobacter flavus, the window GCATGCGCCGCCAGTCGGGGCAATCCACGCTGTTGTTCGTCGACGAGATCCACCGCTTCAACCGCGCCCAGCAGGACGGCTTCCTGCCGTTCGTGGAGGAGGGGATCGTCACCCTGGTGGGCGCGACGACCGAGAACCCGTCGTTCGAGCTCAACGGCGCCTTGCTGTCGCGCTGCCAGGTGTTCGTGCTCAAGCGCCTGGACGAGACCTCGCTCGAAGCCCTGCTGGCAAAGGCCGAGGCGGCCGAGAACCGCAAGCTGCCCGTCGACGCCGAGGCCCGCCAGGTGCTGATCGCCATGGCCGACGGCGACGGCCGCTATCTGCTGACCCTGACCGAGACCCTGCTGTCGATCGGCACGGACACGCCGCTCAACCCGACCCAGCTCGGCCAACTGCTCCAGAAACGCCGCCCGGCCTACGACAAGGACCGCGAGGAGCACTACAACCTCATCTCGGCCCTCCATAAGTCGGTGCGCGGGTCCGATCCGGACGCGGCGCTCTACTGGCTGGCGCGGATGCTGGAGGGCGGCGAGGACCCGCTGTTCATCGCCCGCCGCCTAGTGCGCATGGCGTCCGAGGACATCGGCGCGGCCGATCCGCTATCCCTGCTGCTGACCACGGCGGCCAAGGACGCCTACGACTTCCTGGGCTCGCCGGAGGGCGAACTGGCCCTGGCCCAGGCCGTGGTCCACATGGCCAGCGCGCCCAAGTCCAACGCCGTCTACACCGCCTACAAGGCCGCACGCCGCGCCGCCAAGGAGACCGGCAGCCTGACGCCGCCGGCCCATATCCTCAACGCGCCGACCAAGCTGATGAAGACCCTCGGCTACGGCGACGGCTACGCCTACGACCACGACGTCGAGGGTGGCGTCTCGGGCCAGAACTACTTCCCCGACGGCATGGCCCGCCCGAAGTTCTACGAGCCCAAGCCCATCGGCGCCGAGGCCAAGGTCAAGGAGCGCCTCGACCACTGGAGCCAGCTGCGTCGAGGCGGTAAGTGACGGCGATGTCCAAGCCGCCCCGCCGTCCACCCGCCCAACCCAAGCCCAAGGCCTCCGACACCCCGATCGAGCTGACGCCCGACGAGGTCGCCTTCACGCGCTCGCTGGTGATCCACGAGGACGACAGCGTCTTCGTGCTGAACAAGCCCGCGGGCCTCTCGAGCCAGGGCGGCCGGATCAAGGCCCACACGCTGGACGACCTGCTGTGGGCCCTGGCCCGTCGCGACCGGCCGCGTCCGCGTCTGATCCATCGCCTGGACCGCGACACCTCGGGGGTGATCCTCACCGCCCGCACCAAGCCGGCGGCGACCTTCCTGGGCAAGGCCCTGATGGGCAAGCGCTTCCGCAAGACCTACCTGGCCATCGTCGCGCCCGGCGCGCCGGAGCCGCGCGGCGGCCAGATCGACAAGGCCCTGCGCCGCGAGTCCATCGGCCGCGAGGCCTATATGCGGGTCTGCGAGGACGA includes:
- a CDS encoding replication-associated recombination protein A, with protein sequence MSDLFQAAGLTPHAPAPLADRLRPQSLDEVVGQEHLLGPDGPIGRMAAAHRLASMILWGPPGTGKTTIARLLAKAGGYEFMQISAVFSGVADLKKAFEQARMRRQSGQSTLLFVDEIHRFNRAQQDGFLPFVEEGIVTLVGATTENPSFELNGALLSRCQVFVLKRLDETSLEALLAKAEAAENRKLPVDAEARQVLIAMADGDGRYLLTLTETLLSIGTDTPLNPTQLGQLLQKRRPAYDKDREEHYNLISALHKSVRGSDPDAALYWLARMLEGGEDPLFIARRLVRMASEDIGAADPLSLLLTTAAKDAYDFLGSPEGELALAQAVVHMASAPKSNAVYTAYKAARRAAKETGSLTPPAHILNAPTKLMKTLGYGDGYAYDHDVEGGVSGQNYFPDGMARPKFYEPKPIGAEAKVKERLDHWSQLRRGGK
- a CDS encoding RluA family pseudouridine synthase, whose protein sequence is MSKPPRRPPAQPKPKASDTPIELTPDEVAFTRSLVIHEDDSVFVLNKPAGLSSQGGRIKAHTLDDLLWALARRDRPRPRLIHRLDRDTSGVILTARTKPAATFLGKALMGKRFRKTYLAIVAPGAPEPRGGQIDKALRRESIGREAYMRVCEDDHPDAETARSRYRTLAANAQAALVELSPDTGRMHQLRVHMASIGRPIAGDSRYGGTLMLAGAPVPRLMLHAARLVFPHPEGGERRIEAPLPDDFKAVLEKLDLALPER